The following DNA comes from Noviherbaspirillum sp. L7-7A.
TGCGTTTCTTGCCAGCCTTCTGCTTTTCAAGCAGCTTGCGCTTACGGCTGATATCGCCGCCGTAGCACTTGGCCAGAACGTTCTTGCGCAGAGCCTTGACGTTCTCGCGGGAAATAATATTGGATCCGATTGCCGCCTGAATTGCCACGTCAAACATCTGGCGCGGGATTAACTCGCGCATTTTTGCGGCTACAGCGCGACCACGATACTGGCTGTTGGCACGGTGAACGATGATCGCCAGCGCATCCACCTTTTCGCTGTTGATCAGCATGTCGACTTTCACCACGTCCGACGCACGGTATTCCTTGAATTCGTAATCCATCGAGGCATAGCCACGGGAGGTCGATTTCAAGCGATCGAAGAAGTCCAGCACGATTTCGGCCATCGGCATTTCATAGGTCAGCTGCACCTGCTTGCCGTGGTAGCTCATATTGGTTTGCACGCCGCGCTTCTGCGTGCACAGCGTAATGACCGAACCGACATACTCCTGCGGCATGTACAGATTGACGGTCACGATAGGCTCGCGGATTTCCTCGATCTTGGACGGCTCCGGCATCTTGGACGGATTATCGACCATCAGCGTGGAGCCATCGCGCAGGATGACTTCATAGACAACGGTGGGCGCCGTGGTGATCAGGTCCATGCCGAATTCGCGTTCGAGACGCTCCTGCACGATCTCCATATGCAGCAGTCCGAGGAAGCCGCAGCGGAAACCGAAGCCCAATGCCTGTGACACTTCAGGTTCATACATCAGCGCGGCATCGTTGAGCTTGAGCTTTTCGAGCGAGTCGCGTAACGCATCGTACTGATTTGCCTCCACGGGGAACAGGCCGGCAAACACCTGCGGCTGAACTTCCTTGAAACCGGGCAATGGGGCCGGCGCTGGCTTGGCCGCCAGGGTCACGGTGTCGCCAACCTTCGCCGCTTTCAATTCCTTGATACCGGCGATGATAAAGCCCACCTGACCAGCCGACAGCGTTTCCCGCGCAACCGATTTGGGCGTAAAGACGCCAACGCTTTCCACCAGATGCTGCGAGCCAGTTGCCATCAGCAGGATCTTGTCCTTGGGACGCAAGGTGCCATTCATCACCCTGACCAGCATCACCACGCCGACATAGTTGTCGAACCAGGAGTCGACGACCAGCGCCTGAAGCGGCGCATCCGGGTCGCCCTTGGGTGGCGGCACTTTGGTAATCAGGGATTCCAGCACATCCTCGACGCCCAGGCCGCTCTTGGCAGAGCACTGCACGGCGTCACTTGCATCAATCCCGATCACTTCCTCGATTTCGCTCTTGGCGTTATCCGGATCGGCGGAAGGCAGATCGATCTTGTTCAGAACCGGCACAACTTCCACGCCGAGGTCCAGGGCTGTATAGCAATTTGCCACCGTCTGCGCTTCCACGCCCTGCGATGCGTCCACAACCAGCAGCGCGCCTTCGCAGGCAGACAGGGAGCGGCTGACTTCATAGCTGAAGTCAACGTGGCCTGGGGTATCGATCAGATTCAGGTTGTAGATCTGGCCATCGCGTGCCTTGTAGGACAGCGCGGCGGTCTGCGCCTTGATGGTGATGCCGCGCTCGCGCTCGAGATCCATGGAATCCAGGACTTGCGCTTCCATTTCGCGGTCCGACAAGCCGCCACAGAGCTGAATGATCCGGTCGGCCAGCGTGGATTTTCCATGGTCGATATGCGCGATGATCG
Coding sequences within:
- the lepA gene encoding translation elongation factor 4 yields the protein MNNIRNFSIIAHIDHGKSTLADRIIQLCGGLSDREMEAQVLDSMDLERERGITIKAQTAALSYKARDGQIYNLNLIDTPGHVDFSYEVSRSLSACEGALLVVDASQGVEAQTVANCYTALDLGVEVVPVLNKIDLPSADPDNAKSEIEEVIGIDASDAVQCSAKSGLGVEDVLESLITKVPPPKGDPDAPLQALVVDSWFDNYVGVVMLVRVMNGTLRPKDKILLMATGSQHLVESVGVFTPKSVARETLSAGQVGFIIAGIKELKAAKVGDTVTLAAKPAPAPLPGFKEVQPQVFAGLFPVEANQYDALRDSLEKLKLNDAALMYEPEVSQALGFGFRCGFLGLLHMEIVQERLEREFGMDLITTAPTVVYEVILRDGSTLMVDNPSKMPEPSKIEEIREPIVTVNLYMPQEYVGSVITLCTQKRGVQTNMSYHGKQVQLTYEMPMAEIVLDFFDRLKSTSRGYASMDYEFKEYRASDVVKVDMLINSEKVDALAIIVHRANSQYRGRAVAAKMRELIPRQMFDVAIQAAIGSNIISRENVKALRKNVLAKCYGGDISRKRKLLEKQKAGKKRMKQVGSVEIPQEAFLAILQVDEK